A window from Pseudomonas moraviensis encodes these proteins:
- a CDS encoding sensor histidine kinase: protein MRVRFDTLFGRLFGVLFVAIVLAHLLAFAWFKLYGPPPPPPPPAFTANIDGQPPVHDSAYPPRQARPWFGGPVVPLTFQFITLMIAAWYGAKLLSRPIQRLSDAAERLSEDLDSDPLDESGPREARQAAHTFNLMQRRIREQVQQRARMLGAVSHDLRTPLSRLKLRLENISDDKLQNQMRQDLDDMIGMLDATLTYLHEQRTSEALQLLDVQALVESLCENAQDQGADVQVSGHCAPLPVQPMALRSCINNLLDNALRYAGQARIELLEQREALLIRVIDHGPGIAEDQREAVFEPFYRLEGSRNRNSGGVGLGMTIAREAARRLGGQLTLEDTPGGGLTAIVRLPRC from the coding sequence ATGAGGGTGCGCTTCGACACATTGTTCGGCAGGCTATTCGGTGTGCTGTTCGTGGCAATTGTCCTGGCCCACCTGCTGGCCTTCGCCTGGTTCAAGCTCTACGGCCCTCCGCCGCCCCCACCGCCGCCCGCGTTCACAGCCAACATCGACGGCCAACCGCCGGTGCACGATTCCGCTTACCCACCGAGGCAAGCGCGTCCCTGGTTCGGTGGCCCGGTGGTGCCACTGACCTTTCAGTTCATCACGCTGATGATCGCTGCGTGGTACGGCGCCAAACTGCTCAGCCGGCCGATCCAGCGCCTGAGCGACGCCGCCGAGCGCCTGAGCGAAGACCTCGACAGCGACCCCCTCGACGAGTCCGGCCCGCGCGAAGCCCGGCAAGCCGCGCACACTTTCAACCTCATGCAGCGGCGTATCCGCGAACAGGTCCAGCAACGCGCCCGCATGCTCGGCGCCGTCTCCCACGACCTGCGCACGCCACTGTCACGGCTGAAACTGCGCCTGGAAAACATCAGCGACGACAAACTGCAAAACCAGATGCGCCAGGACCTGGACGACATGATCGGCATGCTCGACGCCACCCTCACCTATCTGCACGAACAACGCACCAGCGAAGCCTTGCAACTGCTGGACGTGCAGGCGCTAGTCGAATCGCTGTGCGAGAACGCCCAGGACCAGGGCGCCGATGTTCAGGTCAGCGGCCACTGCGCGCCCCTGCCGGTGCAACCGATGGCGCTGCGCTCATGCATCAACAACCTGCTGGATAACGCCCTGCGTTACGCCGGACAGGCACGGATTGAACTGCTGGAACAGCGTGAAGCATTGCTGATTCGGGTAATCGATCACGGACCGGGCATCGCCGAAGACCAACGCGAAGCCGTGTTCGAGCCGTTCTATCGACTGGAGGGATCGCGTAATCGCAACTCCGGGGGCGTCGGACTGGGCATGACCATCGCCCGCGAAGCCGCGCGGCGGTTGGGCGGGCAATTGACGCTGGAAGACACACCGGGCGGCGGGTTGACCGCAATTGTTCGGTTGCCGCGGTGCTGA
- a CDS encoding hotdog fold thioesterase translates to MSLWRTAPDIEQLNAIQKNTIGEVLDIRFETFDEQSLTASMVIDHRTHQPYGLLHGGASVVLAETVGSMASYLCIDASKFYCVGLEINANHLRGLRSGRVTAVATPIHIGRTTHVWDIRLTSDEGKASCVSRLTMAVVPLGEQPPLR, encoded by the coding sequence ATGAGCTTGTGGCGTACTGCACCCGACATCGAACAGTTGAACGCAATCCAGAAGAACACCATTGGCGAAGTGCTGGACATTCGCTTCGAAACCTTCGACGAACAATCGCTGACCGCGAGCATGGTTATCGACCATCGCACCCATCAGCCCTACGGTCTGCTGCATGGCGGCGCATCGGTGGTGCTGGCGGAAACCGTCGGCTCGATGGCCAGTTATCTGTGCATCGATGCCAGCAAGTTCTATTGCGTCGGCCTGGAGATCAACGCCAACCACTTGCGTGGCTTGCGGAGCGGGCGAGTGACCGCGGTGGCCACGCCGATCCACATTGGCCGCACCACACACGTCTGGGACATCCGCCTGACCAGCGATGAAGGCAAGGCCAGTTGCGTTTCGCGCCTGACCATGGCGGTGGTGCCGCTGGGGGAACAGCCACCATTGCGCTGA
- the sixA gene encoding phosphohistidine phosphatase SixA produces MKLWVLRHGEAVPHGSKIDSERELTEHGRNEALTSAAHLIGQPLTAIYASPYLRAQQTAQIVREVLGFEPEIRTVDWLTPDTDPDKVAEQLVAVSNVLLVSHNPLVGNLLSYLQHGAGHPPERVSTAGLAELEHSELLIGSMKLNSLKHP; encoded by the coding sequence ATGAAACTCTGGGTATTGCGTCACGGTGAGGCGGTGCCTCACGGCTCGAAAATCGATTCCGAACGTGAGCTGACCGAGCACGGCCGCAACGAAGCCCTGACGAGCGCGGCGCATCTGATCGGCCAGCCGCTGACCGCGATTTACGCCAGCCCTTATCTGCGCGCGCAGCAGACTGCGCAGATCGTTCGTGAGGTACTCGGCTTCGAGCCGGAGATCCGCACGGTCGACTGGCTGACGCCGGATACTGATCCCGACAAGGTGGCCGAGCAATTGGTTGCGGTGAGCAATGTACTGCTGGTCAGCCACAACCCGTTGGTGGGCAATCTGCTCAGCTATCTGCAACATGGCGCCGGGCACCCACCGGAGCGGGTTAGTACAGCGGGACTGGCGGAGCTTGAACACAGTGAACTGCTGATTGGCTCAATGAAGCTCAATAGCCTCAAGCACCCTTAA
- a CDS encoding response regulator produces the protein MPNAPTTVTDESKDDKRWSIRALIVDDDVPIRELMIDYLARFNIHASGVTDGAAMRQALQAEHFDVIVLDLMLPGEDGLSLCRWLRAESDIPILMLTARCEPTDRIIGLELGADDYMAKPFEPRELVARIQTILRRVRDDRTEQRANIRFDHWRLNSVLRQVIADDGLVVPLSNAEFRLLWVFLERPRRVLSREQLLDAARGRSIEAFDRSIDLLVSRLRQKLGDDPKAPQLIKTVRGEGYLFDARDIG, from the coding sequence ATGCCCAACGCCCCGACAACCGTGACGGATGAAAGCAAAGACGACAAGCGCTGGAGCATCCGCGCGCTGATCGTCGACGATGACGTGCCGATCCGTGAGCTGATGATCGATTACCTCGCCCGCTTCAACATCCACGCCAGCGGCGTCACCGACGGAGCGGCAATGCGCCAGGCGCTGCAGGCCGAACACTTCGATGTCATCGTCCTCGACCTGATGCTCCCCGGCGAGGACGGTCTGTCGCTGTGCCGCTGGCTGCGTGCCGAATCGGACATCCCGATCCTGATGCTCACCGCTCGCTGCGAACCCACCGATCGCATCATCGGCCTGGAACTGGGCGCCGACGACTACATGGCCAAGCCTTTCGAACCGCGCGAACTGGTGGCCCGCATCCAGACCATCCTGCGCCGCGTGCGCGACGACCGCACCGAGCAGCGGGCGAACATTCGCTTCGACCACTGGCGCCTGAACAGCGTCCTGCGCCAAGTGATCGCCGACGACGGCCTGGTAGTGCCGCTGTCCAACGCTGAGTTCCGCCTGCTCTGGGTCTTCCTCGAACGCCCGCGCCGCGTGCTCAGCCGCGAACAACTGCTCGACGCCGCCCGCGGTCGCTCGATCGAAGCATTCGACCGCAGTATCGATCTGCTGGTCTCGCGCCTGCGGCAAAAACTCGGCGACGACCCGAAAGCCCCGCAGCTGATCAAGACCGTGCGCGGTGAAGGCTACCTGTTCGACGCGCGGGACATTGGCTGA
- a CDS encoding alpha/beta fold hydrolase, translated as MSQPIFFAHANGFPSGTYGKLFAALAPEYRVAHLEQHAHDPRFPADDNWYNLVDELIHHLEQQEQPVWGVGHSFGGLLHLHAALRCPELYRGVVMLDSPVLTRTDQWVIRAAKRFGFIDKLTPAGRTLGRREEFADLDSARSYFAGKTLFRGFDPECFDAYLQHGLHQVDDKLRLRFDPATEISIYRGVPHTSPGRTRQLQVPLAMVRGHKSRVVMRHHTRFVSRLPQGEALSMPGGHMFPLERPQDTARLLKSLFMRWEHRQNKDCA; from the coding sequence ATGTCGCAACCGATCTTTTTCGCCCACGCCAACGGTTTCCCTTCGGGGACCTATGGCAAGTTGTTCGCGGCGCTGGCGCCGGAGTACCGGGTCGCGCATCTGGAGCAGCATGCCCATGACCCGCGTTTTCCGGCGGACGACAATTGGTACAACCTCGTCGATGAGCTGATCCATCACCTGGAACAGCAGGAGCAGCCGGTGTGGGGCGTCGGGCATTCCTTTGGCGGTCTGCTGCACCTGCACGCAGCGTTGCGCTGTCCCGAGCTGTACCGGGGCGTGGTGATGCTCGATTCGCCGGTGCTGACGCGCACCGATCAGTGGGTGATTCGCGCGGCCAAGCGTTTTGGTTTCATCGATAAGCTGACCCCGGCCGGGCGCACGCTCGGGCGCCGTGAAGAATTCGCCGATCTGGACAGCGCGCGCAGTTACTTTGCCGGCAAAACCCTGTTTCGTGGCTTCGACCCGGAATGCTTCGACGCCTACCTGCAACACGGTTTGCATCAGGTCGACGATAAACTGCGCCTGCGTTTTGATCCCGCCACGGAGATCAGCATTTATCGCGGCGTGCCGCACACCAGCCCCGGGCGTACCCGGCAATTGCAGGTGCCACTGGCCATGGTGCGCGGGCACAAGAGCCGCGTGGTCATGCGTCATCACACACGCTTCGTTTCGCGTCTGCCGCAAGGCGAGGCGCTGAGCATGCCCGGCGGGCACATGTTTCCGCTGGAGCGCCCGCAGGACACGGCACGGTTGCTCAAGAGCCTGTTCATGCGCTGGGAACACCGACAGAACAAGGATTGCGCATGA
- a CDS encoding AMP-binding protein: protein MSAAFRLPLDVFYEREARHPRQRFLVQPIGGGQVETLSWADVGHQARCAAHWLRARELPPGSHIALISKNCAHWIIADLAIWMAGHVSVPLYPNLTAESVTQVLTHSESALAFIGKLDDWAGMSQGVPAGLPTICLPLHPPGEFDFSWADLQSCSPIQDDPRPAAEQLATIIYTSGTTGLPKGVMHSFANLGFATSRGTQLFGLNENDRLLSYLPLCHVAERMFVELASIYTGQTVFFAESLDTFITDLQRARPTAMFGVPRIWTKFQMGVYSKIPAQRLDFLLGLPFIGKRVGHKVLAGLGLDALRVALSGAAPVPQTLLAWYQKLGLDVLEVYGMTEGCGYSHICLPGQYKQGWIGQPCPEVEVRIDESGEVQVRSQANMLGYFKEPQKTAETLTADGFLRTGDKGEQDSEGRLRLTGRLKEIFKTSKGKYVAPAPIENRLAVHSRIEQVCVVGDGLSAPLGLCVLSTVNQQEPRANLHASLEKLLEEVNAALDKHERLRRLVVVKDNWAVDNGFLTPTLKIKRNVIEDRYGARFEEWSARSEAVLWQD from the coding sequence ATGTCTGCCGCCTTCCGTTTGCCGCTGGACGTGTTCTACGAACGGGAAGCCCGGCACCCGCGCCAACGCTTTCTGGTGCAGCCTATCGGTGGCGGCCAGGTCGAGACGCTGAGCTGGGCGGACGTCGGCCATCAGGCACGCTGCGCGGCCCACTGGCTGCGGGCGCGGGAACTGCCGCCCGGCAGCCACATCGCCCTGATCTCGAAAAACTGCGCGCACTGGATCATCGCCGACCTGGCGATCTGGATGGCCGGGCATGTCTCGGTGCCGCTGTATCCCAACCTCACCGCGGAATCCGTGACGCAGGTGCTGACCCACTCGGAAAGTGCGCTGGCGTTCATCGGCAAGCTCGATGACTGGGCAGGCATGTCCCAAGGTGTGCCGGCGGGTTTGCCGACCATCTGCCTGCCGCTGCATCCGCCCGGCGAATTCGATTTCAGTTGGGCGGACCTGCAAAGCTGTTCGCCGATCCAGGACGATCCGCGTCCGGCCGCCGAGCAACTGGCGACGATCATCTACACCTCCGGCACCACCGGCCTGCCCAAAGGCGTGATGCACAGTTTCGCCAATCTCGGTTTCGCCACCAGTCGGGGCACGCAGCTGTTCGGGCTCAACGAGAACGATCGGCTGCTGTCGTACTTGCCGCTGTGTCACGTCGCCGAGCGCATGTTTGTCGAACTGGCGTCGATCTACACCGGGCAGACGGTTTTTTTCGCCGAAAGCCTCGACACCTTCATTACCGATCTGCAGCGCGCGCGGCCGACGGCCATGTTTGGCGTGCCGCGTATCTGGACCAAATTCCAGATGGGGGTGTACAGCAAGATCCCGGCGCAGCGTCTGGACTTTCTCCTCGGGCTGCCCTTTATCGGCAAGCGGGTCGGGCATAAAGTGCTGGCCGGGCTTGGCCTGGATGCCTTGCGCGTGGCGTTGTCCGGTGCCGCGCCAGTGCCGCAGACCTTGCTTGCCTGGTATCAGAAACTCGGCCTCGATGTGCTGGAGGTCTACGGCATGACCGAGGGCTGCGGTTATTCGCATATCTGCCTCCCCGGGCAATACAAGCAGGGCTGGATTGGTCAGCCGTGCCCGGAAGTGGAAGTGCGCATCGATGAATCGGGCGAAGTGCAGGTGCGCAGCCAGGCCAACATGCTCGGCTATTTCAAGGAGCCGCAGAAGACCGCCGAGACGCTGACCGCCGACGGCTTTTTGCGTACCGGCGACAAGGGCGAGCAGGATAGTGAAGGGCGCCTGCGCCTGACCGGGCGTCTCAAGGAAATCTTCAAGACCAGCAAAGGCAAATACGTCGCGCCGGCGCCGATCGAAAACCGTCTGGCCGTGCATTCGCGCATTGAGCAAGTGTGCGTGGTCGGCGATGGCCTGAGTGCGCCCCTGGGGTTGTGCGTGCTGTCGACGGTCAATCAGCAAGAGCCCCGAGCGAACCTGCACGCGAGCCTGGAAAAGCTCCTGGAAGAGGTCAACGCCGCCCTCGACAAACACGAACGCCTGCGCCGGCTGGTGGTGGTCAAGGACAACTGGGCGGTGGACAACGGCTTCCTCACGCCGACCCTGAAAATCAAACGCAATGTCATTGAAGACCGCTACGGCGCGCGCTTCGAAGAATGGAGCGCGCGCAGTGAGGCGGTGCTGTGGCAGGATTGA
- a CDS encoding DUF4389 domain-containing protein, which translates to MNDPKTETQYESILLRVLWMIVYLLVWQVAQFILGAVVLVQLIYRLIYGAPSASLMNFGDSLSQFLAQIGRFGTFHSDQKPWPFADWPAPRTPEGETPHTVAPAAHPVRDEEPKL; encoded by the coding sequence ATGAACGATCCGAAAACCGAAACCCAGTACGAATCCATTCTCCTGCGGGTGTTGTGGATGATCGTTTATCTGCTGGTCTGGCAAGTCGCGCAATTCATCCTCGGCGCGGTGGTGCTGGTGCAACTGATCTACCGTTTGATCTACGGCGCACCGAGCGCCAGCCTGATGAATTTTGGCGACAGCCTCAGCCAGTTCCTCGCGCAGATCGGCCGCTTCGGCACGTTCCACAGTGACCAGAAGCCCTGGCCGTTCGCCGACTGGCCCGCGCCGCGCACCCCGGAAGGGGAAACGCCGCACACCGTCGCCCCGGCCGCGCATCCGGTGCGCGATGAGGAGCCCAAACTATGA
- a CDS encoding DUF4892 domain-containing protein, whose translation MRSLSLFALGCFSSLSFAADVPGSHDLQIVPRLADAQIVDYRPAAELERIYPLGSIRKISGQLRFDGQITARGQTTSVTYELPPEHSATEAFTAAREALQKQDAELLFWCQARDCGESSLWANEVFGNAKLYGSDEQQAYLLLRLAAPKDNTLVALYSITRGNRKAYLHVEQFEATAPLGELLPTSATLLRQLKSTGELDFPKLADDPDATWLRLISRGLNLDTTLRVTISGPKAEAWRQALITQGVRAARLETGNLEGSGLRIDLLR comes from the coding sequence ATGCGGTCACTCAGTCTTTTCGCGCTGGGCTGCTTCAGCTCCTTATCGTTCGCCGCCGATGTGCCGGGCAGCCATGATCTGCAAATCGTGCCGCGTCTGGCCGACGCGCAGATCGTCGACTATCGCCCGGCCGCCGAGCTGGAGCGCATCTATCCGCTGGGCTCGATCCGCAAGATCAGCGGCCAGTTGCGTTTCGACGGGCAGATCACCGCCCGCGGCCAGACCACCTCGGTGACCTACGAATTGCCGCCGGAACATTCCGCTACCGAAGCCTTCACCGCCGCCCGCGAAGCCCTGCAAAAGCAGGACGCCGAGCTGCTGTTCTGGTGTCAGGCCCGTGATTGCGGCGAAAGCAGCCTGTGGGCCAACGAGGTGTTCGGCAACGCCAAGTTGTACGGTTCCGATGAGCAGCAGGCCTATCTGTTGCTCAGGCTGGCGGCGCCAAAGGACAACACGTTGGTGGCGCTCTACAGCATCACGCGGGGCAATCGCAAAGCCTATCTGCATGTCGAGCAGTTCGAGGCGACTGCGCCGTTGGGCGAGTTGCTGCCAACCTCAGCGACCCTGTTGCGGCAGTTGAAAAGCACTGGCGAACTGGATTTCCCGAAACTCGCCGATGACCCGGATGCCACCTGGCTGCGCCTGATTTCCCGGGGGCTGAATCTCGATACGACCTTGCGGGTCACGATTTCCGGGCCCAAGGCCGAAGCCTGGCGCCAGGCATTGATCACTCAGGGCGTGCGGGCGGCGCGGTTGGAAACCGGCAATCTCGAAGGCTCTGGCCTGCGCATCGACCTGTTGCGATAA
- a CDS encoding NAD(P)H-dependent glycerol-3-phosphate dehydrogenase translates to MTEQRPIAVLGGGSFGTAVANLLAENGHQVLQWMRDPGQAEAIRVNRENPRYLKGIKILPGVSAVTDLQATLDACDQCFVALPSSALRTVLAAHAQRLSGKMLVSLTKGIEAQTFKLMSQILEEIAPQARIGVLSGPNLAREIAEHALTATVVASEDEELCKQVQAALHGRTFRVYASADRFGVELGGALKNVYAIIAGMAVALEMGENTKSMLITRALAEMTRFAVNQGANPMTFLGLAGVGDLIVTCSSPKSRNYQVGFALGQGLSLDEAVSRLGEVAEGVNTLKVLKAKSQEVGVYMPLVAGLHAILFEGRTLEQVIGLLMRAEPKTDVDFISTSGFN, encoded by the coding sequence ATGACTGAACAGCGCCCGATTGCGGTCCTGGGAGGCGGAAGTTTTGGTACCGCCGTGGCCAATCTGCTGGCCGAGAACGGCCATCAAGTCCTTCAGTGGATGCGTGACCCCGGGCAGGCCGAGGCCATCCGGGTCAATCGCGAAAACCCCCGCTACCTCAAAGGCATCAAGATTCTGCCGGGGGTGAGCGCCGTCACCGACCTGCAGGCCACCCTCGACGCCTGCGATCAGTGCTTTGTCGCGCTGCCCTCCAGCGCCTTGCGCACGGTGCTTGCGGCCCACGCCCAGCGCTTGAGCGGCAAGATGCTGGTCAGCCTGACCAAAGGCATCGAAGCGCAGACCTTCAAACTGATGAGCCAGATCCTCGAAGAGATCGCCCCGCAGGCGCGGATCGGCGTGTTGTCGGGGCCGAACCTGGCGCGGGAAATCGCCGAACATGCATTGACCGCCACAGTGGTCGCCAGCGAAGACGAAGAGCTGTGCAAACAGGTGCAAGCCGCGCTGCACGGGCGCACCTTCCGCGTTTACGCCAGCGCCGACCGGTTCGGTGTCGAGCTGGGCGGGGCGTTGAAAAACGTTTACGCGATCATCGCCGGCATGGCGGTGGCGCTGGAGATGGGCGAGAACACCAAGAGCATGCTGATCACTCGCGCCTTGGCCGAGATGACCCGCTTCGCTGTGAATCAAGGCGCCAACCCGATGACCTTTCTCGGCCTGGCCGGGGTCGGCGATCTGATCGTGACGTGTTCGTCGCCCAAGAGCCGCAACTATCAGGTCGGTTTCGCCCTTGGTCAGGGCTTGAGCCTCGACGAAGCGGTGTCGCGTCTCGGCGAAGTCGCCGAAGGGGTCAATACCCTCAAAGTGCTCAAGGCCAAGTCCCAGGAAGTCGGTGTGTACATGCCGCTGGTCGCCGGGCTGCACGCAATCCTGTTCGAAGGACGCACGCTGGAGCAGGTGATCGGTCTACTGATGCGTGCCGAGCCGAAAACCGACGTCGACTTTATTTCCACCAGCGGTTTCAACTGA
- a CDS encoding AI-2E family transporter encodes MLNNDRLLVQILLLVLFGASLWVMAPFWSALFWGAVLAFASWPLMRLLTRALNGRESLAALILTLGWMLLVAAPLVWLGFNLADHVRDATAFIKDVQVDGLPEAPTWLGSVPLVGERLVAMWDSIDQQGAALMVSIKPYLGQVGNWLLARSAQIGGGILELTLSLVFVFFFYRDGPRLAAFVHSLLQRLIGDRAGYYIELVAGTVQRVVNGVIGTAAAQAVLALIGFLIAGVPGALVLGIVTFLLSLIPMGPPLVWVPATAWLAWKGDYGMAVFLGIWGTFIISGVDNVLKPYLISRGGNLPLVIVLLGVFGGLIAFGFIGLFIGPTLLAVAYSLLTDWSKSQARV; translated from the coding sequence ATGCTCAATAACGATCGCCTGCTGGTGCAGATTCTGCTGCTGGTGTTGTTTGGCGCCAGCCTGTGGGTGATGGCGCCGTTCTGGTCGGCGCTGTTCTGGGGCGCGGTGCTGGCATTCGCCAGTTGGCCGCTGATGCGTTTGCTGACCCGGGCGCTCAATGGCCGCGAATCGCTGGCCGCGTTGATCCTGACACTGGGCTGGATGTTACTGGTGGCCGCACCGTTGGTTTGGCTGGGGTTCAATCTCGCCGATCATGTGCGCGATGCCACAGCATTCATCAAGGATGTGCAGGTCGACGGTCTGCCCGAAGCACCGACCTGGCTGGGCAGCGTGCCTCTGGTCGGTGAGCGGCTGGTGGCGATGTGGGACAGCATCGACCAGCAGGGCGCGGCGTTGATGGTCTCGATCAAACCGTATCTGGGCCAGGTCGGCAACTGGCTGCTGGCACGCAGTGCGCAGATCGGCGGGGGTATTCTCGAGCTGACGCTGAGTCTGGTGTTCGTATTCTTTTTCTACCGTGACGGGCCGCGACTGGCGGCGTTCGTGCACAGTCTGCTGCAGCGCTTGATCGGCGATCGTGCCGGGTATTACATCGAGCTCGTGGCCGGAACTGTTCAGCGGGTGGTCAACGGCGTGATCGGTACGGCGGCTGCGCAGGCGGTGCTGGCGTTGATCGGCTTTTTGATTGCTGGCGTTCCGGGGGCGCTGGTGCTGGGGATCGTCACGTTCCTGCTCAGCCTGATTCCGATGGGGCCGCCGCTGGTGTGGGTGCCGGCCACGGCGTGGCTGGCGTGGAAGGGCGATTACGGGATGGCGGTGTTTCTCGGTATCTGGGGGACGTTCATCATCAGTGGCGTGGACAATGTGCTCAAGCCGTATCTGATCAGCCGTGGCGGCAATCTGCCGTTGGTGATTGTGTTGCTCGGGGTGTTTGGCGGGTTGATTGCGTTTGGGTTTATCGGGTTGTTTATTGGGCCTACGTTGTTGGCGGTGGCTTATAGTCTGTTGACGGATTGGAGTAAGAGTCAGGCTCGGGTCTAG
- the pyrF gene encoding orotidine-5'-phosphate decarboxylase: MSACQTPIIVALDFPTRDAALKLADQLDPKLCRVKVGKELFTSCAAEIVGTLRDKGFEVFLDLKFHDIPNTTAMAVKAAAEMGVWMVNVHCSGGLRMMAACREELDKRSGPQPLLIGVTVLTSMEREDLAGIGLDIEPQEQVLRLAALAEKAGMDGLVCSALEASALKTAHPSLQLVTPGIRPAGSAQDDQRRILTPRQALDAGSDYLVIGRPISQAANPVQALAAVVAEIA; the protein is encoded by the coding sequence ATGTCCGCCTGCCAGACTCCTATCATCGTCGCCCTGGATTTTCCCACCCGTGACGCCGCACTGAAGCTGGCCGATCAGTTGGACCCGAAACTGTGCCGGGTCAAAGTGGGCAAGGAACTGTTCACCAGTTGCGCGGCGGAAATCGTCGGCACCCTGCGTGACAAGGGCTTCGAAGTGTTCCTGGACCTGAAATTCCACGACATCCCCAACACCACGGCGATGGCCGTGAAAGCCGCTGCGGAGATGGGCGTGTGGATGGTCAACGTGCACTGCTCCGGTGGCCTGCGCATGATGGCCGCCTGCCGTGAAGAGCTGGACAAGCGCAGCGGCCCGCAACCGCTGTTGATCGGTGTGACCGTGCTGACCAGCATGGAGCGCGAGGATCTGGCGGGTATCGGTCTGGACATCGAACCGCAGGAGCAAGTGCTGCGGCTGGCGGCCCTGGCCGAGAAGGCCGGGATGGACGGTCTGGTGTGTTCAGCGCTGGAGGCGTCGGCGCTGAAAACCGCGCACCCGTCGCTGCAACTGGTCACCCCGGGGATTCGCCCGGCGGGCAGCGCGCAGGACGATCAGCGCCGCATTCTGACCCCGCGTCAGGCGCTGGATGCCGGTTCCGACTACCTGGTGATCGGTCGCCCGATCAGCCAGGCGGCGAACCCGGTCCAAGCCTTGGCCGCGGTCGTAGCCGAAATCGCCTAA
- a CDS encoding alpha/beta hydrolase, which yields MSPTCEEVRLNLPHIELAAHLFGPDDGLPVIALHGWLDNANSFARLAPMLKGLRIVALDMAGHGHSGHRPNGAGYALWDYAHDVLQVAEQLGWKRFGLLGHSMGAIVSMVLAGSLPERISHLALIDGVIPPTDNGENAAERMGMALQAQLDLREKRKPVYTTLERAIEARMKGLVAVSREAAELLAQRGLMPVPGGYTWRTDNRLTLPSPLRLTEEQAMAFALRVRCPAHLVVAADGMLARHPELLQRLPFSHEQLPGGHHLHLNDQAGAGLVADCFNRFFAMP from the coding sequence ATGAGCCCGACCTGCGAAGAAGTACGCCTGAATCTGCCGCACATCGAGCTGGCCGCGCACCTGTTCGGCCCTGACGACGGCTTGCCGGTGATCGCGCTGCACGGCTGGCTCGACAACGCCAACAGCTTTGCCCGGCTGGCGCCGATGCTCAAAGGCCTGCGCATCGTCGCGCTGGACATGGCTGGGCATGGCCATTCCGGACATCGGCCGAACGGCGCCGGTTATGCCCTGTGGGACTACGCCCACGATGTGCTGCAAGTCGCCGAACAACTGGGCTGGAAGCGTTTCGGCCTGCTTGGGCATTCGATGGGCGCGATCGTCTCGATGGTCCTCGCCGGTTCGCTGCCGGAGCGCATCAGTCACCTGGCGCTCATCGATGGGGTGATTCCTCCTACAGACAACGGAGAAAACGCCGCCGAGCGCATGGGCATGGCACTGCAGGCGCAACTCGATCTGCGGGAAAAGCGCAAACCGGTCTACACCACCCTCGAGCGTGCCATCGAGGCGCGGATGAAAGGCCTGGTGGCGGTCAGTCGCGAAGCCGCTGAACTGTTGGCCCAACGCGGCTTGATGCCGGTGCCCGGCGGTTACACCTGGCGCACCGACAATCGCCTGACGCTGCCATCGCCGCTGCGCCTGACCGAGGAACAGGCGATGGCGTTCGCTCTGCGCGTCCGCTGTCCGGCCCATCTGGTGGTCGCGGCGGATGGCATGCTGGCCAGGCATCCCGAGCTGCTGCAGCGTCTACCGTTCAGTCACGAACAGTTGCCGGGCGGGCATCATCTGCACCTGAATGATCAGGCTGGCGCAGGTCTTGTAGCAGACTGTTTCAATCGCTTCTTCGCCATGCCTTGA